A DNA window from Xyrauchen texanus isolate HMW12.3.18 chromosome 6, RBS_HiC_50CHRs, whole genome shotgun sequence contains the following coding sequences:
- the LOC127644908 gene encoding gastrula zinc finger protein XlCGF8.2DB-like: MMFIKEENEDMSYPESCSSNVMKNEDIEEQRDLIVKEENQELNEVKEEKHHPDQTLHSFKTEQNSFSGSHTETLSQKRTIRTRVKHSFMCCQCGKIYAHKADLKRHMRNHTGEKPFTCHQCMKSFKRKNVLIDHMRIHTGEKPFKCHQCGNCFKCKKNLNRHMRIHTGEKRFKCHQCGKSFTCKENLTNHLRIHTGEKPFKCYQCGKCFIQACNLKKHLPVHSEVKSYSCDQCGKTFSSASVLRTHWKIHPNGKPYLCSLCGKRFSFVQSFKVHQKKHTGVRDHVCSECGKAFYRACELEIHKRIHSREKPYKCSQCEKSFTSSGNLKKHEIVHTGEKPYHCKSCGKSFTQSGSLHTHRKNHCSGLPQ, encoded by the coding sequence ATCTGATTGTAAAAGAGGAAaatcaagaactgaatgaagtgaaGGAGGAGAAACACCATCCGGATCAGACACTTCATAGTTTCAAAACTGAACAAAACTCTTTTAGTGGCTCACACACTGAAACTTTATCACAAAAGAGAACTATAAGAACAAGAGTAAAACATTCTTTTATGTGCTGCCAGTGCGGGAAGATTTATGCACATAAAGCAGATCTTAAGCGTCACATGAGAAATCACACTggtgagaagcctttcacatgccatcagtgtatGAAGAGTTTTAAACGTAAAAACGTCCTTATtgatcacatgagaattcacacaggagagaagccCTTcaaatgccatcagtgtggaaattgtttcaaatgtaaaaaaaatcttaataggcacatgagaattcacactggagagaagcgtttcaaatgccatcagtgtgggaagagtttcacatGTAAAGAAAATCTCACTAATCacttgagaattcacactggagagaagcctttcaaatGCTATCAGTGTGGGAAGTGTTTCATACAGGCATGCAATCTCAAGAAACATCTGCCTGTGCACTCTGAAGTAAAGTCATATAGCTGTGATCAGTGCGGCAAAACATTTTCTTCAGCATCAGTCTTAAGGACACACTGGAAAATTCATCCAAATGGGAAGCCTTACTTGTGTTCACTTTGTGGAAAAAGGTTTTCATTTGTGCAGAGTTTTAAAGTCCACCAGAAAAAACACACCGGTGTGAGAGATCATGTGTGCTCTGAGTGTGGGAAAGCCTTTTacagagcttgtgaattggaaatTCACAAAAGAATCCATAGtagagaaaaaccttacaagtgttcacaatgtgaaaagagtttcacctCTTCAGGAAATCTGAAAAAACATGAGatagtgcatactggagagaagccgtacCACTGCAAatcatgtgggaagagtttcacccAATCAGGCTCTCTACATACTCATAGAAAAAATCATTGTTCAGGGTTACCACAATGA